One Myxococcus stipitatus DNA segment encodes these proteins:
- a CDS encoding RNA polymerase sigma factor, with protein MHAKPRLTVVGTESEGPAFAFERFAQHFQPPLFRMLGKYCRGTGAEVEDIVHDVLLRALLRWGELCHLEESAQRAWLVRVAKNCYLDRYRRRRSEEDRLQALFRLQEGFDDDAVEDELWRYVDVSDLHAVLPLLTPKVRVTFELYLQGLSYARISQQTSEPSGTVGARLTQARRMLRELLRETAESRRREGLRA; from the coding sequence ATGCACGCGAAGCCCAGGCTGACGGTGGTGGGCACGGAAAGCGAGGGTCCCGCGTTCGCGTTCGAGCGGTTCGCCCAGCACTTCCAACCCCCGCTCTTCCGGATGCTGGGCAAATATTGTCGAGGCACCGGGGCGGAGGTGGAGGACATCGTCCACGACGTGCTGCTCCGCGCGCTGCTGCGCTGGGGTGAGCTGTGCCACCTCGAGGAGTCCGCGCAGCGGGCCTGGCTCGTGCGGGTGGCGAAGAACTGCTACCTCGACCGATACCGACGTCGCAGGAGCGAGGAGGACCGACTCCAGGCGCTCTTCCGACTCCAGGAGGGCTTCGACGACGACGCGGTGGAGGACGAGCTGTGGCGCTACGTCGACGTCTCCGACCTCCATGCGGTGCTGCCGCTGCTGACGCCCAAGGTGCGCGTGACGTTCGAGCTGTACCTCCAGGGGTTGTCCTATGCGCGCATCAGCCAGCAGACGAGCGAGCCGTCCGGCACGGTGGGCGCGCGGCTGACGCAGGCGCGGCGCATGCTCCGTGAGCTGCTCCGGGAGACGGCGGAGTCGCGTCGACGCGAGGGCTTGCGCGCATGA